A portion of the Cydia fagiglandana chromosome 7, ilCydFagi1.1, whole genome shotgun sequence genome contains these proteins:
- the LOC134665751 gene encoding exocyst complex component 4 isoform X1 — protein MSSPPPTKPPRGVKQGRETSGLLMSVIRTLSASETNEQREKERAKLEKEYKKSDARLDELVAEHAQEIMEVMQKFSSVQAALASWGQHTDAATARLTACRSLLRVRRDELRRLWQDARTHHHALHMLTIIERVVVSERDIRDHLSRGLVLACAHSLRSALDTAATTLSHVSALNTTRAHLEEKKHELVTVILRRLSSALYGEAAPLTRRMSSRRRTALLLAELTKSEEVTDAYLQDITPEFEASLTEEDKTFETTVMISLEALGVLNQLKEATEKFKVQIQDELLTVIESVSRRIIEDGDVEPDVPDVPDAPDVPDEVVENSKPLRLVNALVEQFRACAARNKRLLQLWRAALQKHKISDSCLHTEIHYWSAVQQVLQLLLTDYLQIESVTLAAARSTSASDTHSELRIADYFAKKRPQRREKLFKLNVGVVPTVSAAARRYPLVCRPDPGLLHVLLPTLHALTHDIEPVVGGECSLRAFITDYVRSGESERLASEARASIEVAMKAAAWRERAPPEPPSANHRLVFSCCTAGWAAVAHCALAARRCGACGAAHALRALPAALAALAAHARAAHLRLQPAAPARAAKWLADDDIVRFLQTLPNWRAVVDPNSASKNEQDLKQAYEREAEILGSSLGDGAVSRREIVGDINALGDLALLCESMDWLATNIRSLPGLLTAPSGGSGGVRLTDKLREDISAAAAIFDEISHKCLLFLHLEMRIQCFHYLGQPAGGDDDEAGGAGRLAHALLAFHEHAHNVMAAGRRAYIFNGIGEMMSAGVVWRWQCMDAELAGGTLATLRHCLAALSLPHAGLQRAHEYSRLLLAMPEPEEIIASIREKGAQFTELEYLNAFKVIAARRGLSQADMKPHLKALASALGHVGVTV, from the exons ATGTCGTCGCCACCACCTACAAAACCCCCTAGAGGGGTGAAACAAGGAAGAGAAACG AGTGGACTTTTAATGTCTGTTATCCGTACTTTATCGGCGAGTGAGACCAACGAGCAACGAGAAAAGGAACGTGCTAAACTAGAGAAGGAGTACAAAAAGAGTGATGCGAGATTGGATGAGCTGGTTGCCGAACATGCACAGGAAATCATGGAAGTTATGCAG AAATTCAGCAGCGTCCAAGCAGCCCTAGCGAGCTGGGGTCAGCACACTGATGCAGCCACAGCTCGGCTGACCGCATGCCGCAGCTTGCTGCGCGTGCGGCGCGACGAGCTGCGGCGGCTGTGGCAGGACGCCAGGACACACCACCATGCACTGCACATGCTCACTATCAT CGAACGTGTGGTAGTCTCCGAGCGCGACATCCGCGACCACCTCTCGCGCGGGCTCGTGCTCGCGTGCGCTCACTCACTTCGCTCCGCGCTCGACACGGCCGCAACCACGCTGTCGCACGTCAGTGCGCTCAACACCACGAGGGCGCATCTCGAG GAAAAGAAGCACGAGCTGGTGACGGTAATTCTAAGGCGGTTGTCATCGGCATTGTACGGCGAAGCAGCGCCGCTCACACGCCGAATGTCGTCGCGACGCCGAACAGCGCTCCTTTTGGCAG AGCTGACAAAGAGTGAAGAAGTCACCGACGCGTACCTACAAGACATAACGCCTGAATTCGAGGCGTCACTCACCGAGGAAGATAAAACATTTGAAACTACCGTCATGATATCGCTTGAAGCTCTGGGAGTCTTGAATCAGCTCAAAGAAGCCACTGAG AAATTCAAAGTCCAGATACAAGATGAGCTCCTAACCGTGATAGAGTCCGTGTCCCGGCGGATAATCGAAGACGGAGACGTGGAGCCGGACGTTCCGGACGTGCCGGACGCGCCGGACGTCCCGGACGAGGTGGTCGAGAACTCGAAACCGTTGCGGCTCGTGAACGCGCTGGTGGAGCAGTTTAGAGCGTGCGCTGCGAGGAATAAAAG ACTCCTCCAACTGTGGCGTGCCGCGCTACAGAAGCACAAGATCTCGGACTCGTGTCTCCACACCGAGATACACTACTGGAGCGCCGTACAACAAGTC CTCCAACTGCTACTGACAGACTACCTCCAAATAGAGAGCGTGACTCTCGCCGCCGCCCGTTCCACGAGCGCTTCGGACACGCACAGCGAACTTCGCATCGCAGATTACTTCGCTAAGAAGCGGCCGCAGCGGCGTGAAAAACTTTTCAAGCTCAATG TGGGCGTGGTACCGACAGtgagcgcggcggcgcggcggtacCCGCTGGTGTGTCGACCGGACCCCGGGTTATTACACGTGCTACTGCCGACCCTACACGCGCTCACACACGACATCGAGCCCGTCGT TGGCGGCGAATGTTCGCTGCGGGCATTCATCACTGACTATGTTCGATCTGGGGAGAGCGAGCGGCTCGCGAGCGAGGCGAGGGCTTCTATCGAGGTGGCTATGAAGGCTGCCGCGTGGCGCGAGCGAGCGCCGCCGGAACCACCGAGCGCTAA CCACCGTCTCGTGTTCTCGTGCTGCACGGCGGGCTGGGCGGCGGTGGCGCACTGCGCGCTTGCGGCGCGGCGCTGCGGCGCGTGCGGCGCCGCGCACGCCCTGCGCGCGCTgcccgccgcgctcgccgcTCTAGCCGCGCACGCCCGCGCCGCGCACCTGCGCCTGCAGCCCGCCGCGCCGGCCCGGGCCGCCAAGTGGCTGGCCGACGACGATATCGTCCGGTTCCTGCAGACGCTGCCTAATTGGCGAGCCGTTGTGGACCCTAATTCGGCCAGTAAAAATGAACAG GATCTGAAACAGGCGTACGAACGCGAGGCCGAAATCCTGGGCTCGAGTCTCGGGGACGGCGCCGTGTCTCGTCGCGAAATCGTCGGGGACATCAATGCTTTAGGCGACCTGGCGTTACTCTGCGAGTCCATG GACTGGCTGGCCACCAACATCCGGTCTTTGCCGGGACTGCTCACAGCGCCGTCTGGTGGCAGTGGTGGCGTCCGATTGACCGACAAGCTGCGCGAAGACATATCTGCCGCGGCGGCCATCTTTGACGAGATCTCTCATAAGTGCCTGCTGTTTCTACATCTGGAG ATGCGAATCCAATGCTTCCACTACCTCGGTCAGCCGGCGGGAGGCGACGACGacgaggcgggcggcgcgggccgcCTCGCGCACGCGCTCCTCGCCTTCCACGAACACGCGCACAATGTCATGGCGGCCGGCCGGAGGGCG TACATCTTCAACGGCATCGGTGAGATGATGTCCGCGGGCGTGGTGTGGCGCTGGCAGTGCATGGACGCGGAGTTGGCGGGCGGAACCCTCGCTACGCTCAGGCACTGCTTGGCGGCCCTCTCGCTCCCGCACGCCGGGCTGCAGCGAGCGCACGAATATTCACGTCTTTTACTCGCTATGCCTGAGCCTgag GAAATCATAGCATCGATCCGTGAGAAAGGCGCACAGTTCACCGAACTCGAGTATCTGAACGCCTTCAAAGTGATCGCGGCGCGTCGAGGGCTATCACAGGCCGACATGAAACCCCACCTTAAAGCTCTGGCTAGTGCCTTAGGTCATGTTGGGGTCActgtttaa
- the LOC134665751 gene encoding exocyst complex component 4 isoform X2, producing MSSRRRTALLLAELTKSEEVTDAYLQDITPEFEASLTEEDKTFETTVMISLEALGVLNQLKEATEKFKVQIQDELLTVIESVSRRIIEDGDVEPDVPDVPDAPDVPDEVVENSKPLRLVNALVEQFRACAARNKRLLQLWRAALQKHKISDSCLHTEIHYWSAVQQVLQLLLTDYLQIESVTLAAARSTSASDTHSELRIADYFAKKRPQRREKLFKLNVGVVPTVSAAARRYPLVCRPDPGLLHVLLPTLHALTHDIEPVVGGECSLRAFITDYVRSGESERLASEARASIEVAMKAAAWRERAPPEPPSANHRLVFSCCTAGWAAVAHCALAARRCGACGAAHALRALPAALAALAAHARAAHLRLQPAAPARAAKWLADDDIVRFLQTLPNWRAVVDPNSASKNEQDLKQAYEREAEILGSSLGDGAVSRREIVGDINALGDLALLCESMDWLATNIRSLPGLLTAPSGGSGGVRLTDKLREDISAAAAIFDEISHKCLLFLHLEMRIQCFHYLGQPAGGDDDEAGGAGRLAHALLAFHEHAHNVMAAGRRAYIFNGIGEMMSAGVVWRWQCMDAELAGGTLATLRHCLAALSLPHAGLQRAHEYSRLLLAMPEPEEIIASIREKGAQFTELEYLNAFKVIAARRGLSQADMKPHLKALASALGHVGVTV from the exons ATGTCGTCGCGACGCCGAACAGCGCTCCTTTTGGCAG AGCTGACAAAGAGTGAAGAAGTCACCGACGCGTACCTACAAGACATAACGCCTGAATTCGAGGCGTCACTCACCGAGGAAGATAAAACATTTGAAACTACCGTCATGATATCGCTTGAAGCTCTGGGAGTCTTGAATCAGCTCAAAGAAGCCACTGAG AAATTCAAAGTCCAGATACAAGATGAGCTCCTAACCGTGATAGAGTCCGTGTCCCGGCGGATAATCGAAGACGGAGACGTGGAGCCGGACGTTCCGGACGTGCCGGACGCGCCGGACGTCCCGGACGAGGTGGTCGAGAACTCGAAACCGTTGCGGCTCGTGAACGCGCTGGTGGAGCAGTTTAGAGCGTGCGCTGCGAGGAATAAAAG ACTCCTCCAACTGTGGCGTGCCGCGCTACAGAAGCACAAGATCTCGGACTCGTGTCTCCACACCGAGATACACTACTGGAGCGCCGTACAACAAGTC CTCCAACTGCTACTGACAGACTACCTCCAAATAGAGAGCGTGACTCTCGCCGCCGCCCGTTCCACGAGCGCTTCGGACACGCACAGCGAACTTCGCATCGCAGATTACTTCGCTAAGAAGCGGCCGCAGCGGCGTGAAAAACTTTTCAAGCTCAATG TGGGCGTGGTACCGACAGtgagcgcggcggcgcggcggtacCCGCTGGTGTGTCGACCGGACCCCGGGTTATTACACGTGCTACTGCCGACCCTACACGCGCTCACACACGACATCGAGCCCGTCGT TGGCGGCGAATGTTCGCTGCGGGCATTCATCACTGACTATGTTCGATCTGGGGAGAGCGAGCGGCTCGCGAGCGAGGCGAGGGCTTCTATCGAGGTGGCTATGAAGGCTGCCGCGTGGCGCGAGCGAGCGCCGCCGGAACCACCGAGCGCTAA CCACCGTCTCGTGTTCTCGTGCTGCACGGCGGGCTGGGCGGCGGTGGCGCACTGCGCGCTTGCGGCGCGGCGCTGCGGCGCGTGCGGCGCCGCGCACGCCCTGCGCGCGCTgcccgccgcgctcgccgcTCTAGCCGCGCACGCCCGCGCCGCGCACCTGCGCCTGCAGCCCGCCGCGCCGGCCCGGGCCGCCAAGTGGCTGGCCGACGACGATATCGTCCGGTTCCTGCAGACGCTGCCTAATTGGCGAGCCGTTGTGGACCCTAATTCGGCCAGTAAAAATGAACAG GATCTGAAACAGGCGTACGAACGCGAGGCCGAAATCCTGGGCTCGAGTCTCGGGGACGGCGCCGTGTCTCGTCGCGAAATCGTCGGGGACATCAATGCTTTAGGCGACCTGGCGTTACTCTGCGAGTCCATG GACTGGCTGGCCACCAACATCCGGTCTTTGCCGGGACTGCTCACAGCGCCGTCTGGTGGCAGTGGTGGCGTCCGATTGACCGACAAGCTGCGCGAAGACATATCTGCCGCGGCGGCCATCTTTGACGAGATCTCTCATAAGTGCCTGCTGTTTCTACATCTGGAG ATGCGAATCCAATGCTTCCACTACCTCGGTCAGCCGGCGGGAGGCGACGACGacgaggcgggcggcgcgggccgcCTCGCGCACGCGCTCCTCGCCTTCCACGAACACGCGCACAATGTCATGGCGGCCGGCCGGAGGGCG TACATCTTCAACGGCATCGGTGAGATGATGTCCGCGGGCGTGGTGTGGCGCTGGCAGTGCATGGACGCGGAGTTGGCGGGCGGAACCCTCGCTACGCTCAGGCACTGCTTGGCGGCCCTCTCGCTCCCGCACGCCGGGCTGCAGCGAGCGCACGAATATTCACGTCTTTTACTCGCTATGCCTGAGCCTgag GAAATCATAGCATCGATCCGTGAGAAAGGCGCACAGTTCACCGAACTCGAGTATCTGAACGCCTTCAAAGTGATCGCGGCGCGTCGAGGGCTATCACAGGCCGACATGAAACCCCACCTTAAAGCTCTGGCTAGTGCCTTAGGTCATGTTGGGGTCActgtttaa
- the LOC134665752 gene encoding aspartate--tRNA ligase, mitochondrial: MWRRNIINLKTFSATACKRTIINTRSLTLHPLAAQCIVKTLNIGAPSVRHNSQRSAPLTDQFSVEDSSTENFNSFTYRTHTCGELRACNTGEKVSLCGWVQYLRLSKFLLLRDAYGIVQCTVGPMNIDFSNIPLESVVKIHGEVTRRPQNAVNSEMPTGEIEVTIDRLEVLNMAENLPFNLREYQKPKEQIRMQHRYIDLRFPEMQSILRLRSQMLHNMRKFLVEQHGFVEVETPTLFCQTPGGAREFVVPTHHAGLFYSLVQSPQQFKQMLMSGGVDRYFQIARCYRDETTRPDRQPEFTQLDIEMSFTNLDGVLSMIESLLVDTFPKLLQKPPFRRMTYKYALENYGTDKPNIQYDLKFKNIKQLFPEKANDSDFSAYALPYPAALGKVTTKTKEQIKQIAKKYNIKVVLNHDIHKTFNKEFDGNLKSIIGNENASIISIGDLENACNCLGEIRLIIASLLQSKNLLELKKSTEIFWIVDFPLFTKGKNGLETCHHPFTSPHPEDMHLLESDPLSVRSLAYDLVMNGNEIGGGSVRVHNVRLQEKLLKMLGMDARKLRHFLNALQSGCPPHAGIALGIDRLVSIVCNTESIRDVIAFPKTHEGKDPLSGAPNAISDEDKEYYHIVSK; encoded by the coding sequence ATGTGGAGGAGAAACATAATTAATCTGAAGACTTTTAGTGCTACTGCCTGCAAACGGACAATAATCAACACAAGAAGTCTTACTTTACATCCTTTAGCAGCGCAATGCATAGTCAAAACTCTAAACATTGGGGCCCCAAGCGTTCGTCACAACAGTCAGAGGAGTGCACCACTTACAGACCAATTTAGCGTTGAAGACAGTTCCACGGAAAATTTTAACTCGTTTACTTATAGGACTCATACTTGTGGGGAACTAAGAGCCTGTAATACAGGCGAGAAAGTATCTTTATGTGGCTGGGTACAGTATTTACGTCTGTCAAAGTTTCTTCTGCTACGAGACGCCTATGGAATCGTACAGTGTACTGTTGGCCCTATGAATATAGACTTTTCTAACATACCACTCGAGTCTGTCGTTAAAATACATGGTGAAGTAACTCGAAGACCACAAAATGCGGTCAATTCTGAAATGCCAACTGGTGAAATTGAGGTTACAATTGATAGGTTAGAAGTTTTAAATATGGCTGAGAACCTTCCATTTAATTTAAGAGAATATCAGAAGCCTAAGGAGCAGATAAGGATGCAACACCGCTACATTGACTTACGATTTCCAGAAATGCAAAGTATTCTAAGATTGAGATCGCAAATGTTGCACAATATGAGAAAATTTCTTGTAGAACAGCATGGATTTGTTGAAGTGGAGACACCTACACTGTTTTGTCAGACTCCTGGAGGAGCAAGGGAATTTGTAGTTCCAACACATCATGCGGGATTGTTTTATTCCTTAGTACAAAGTCCGCAACAGTTTAAACAAATGTTGATGTCTGGAGGCGTTGACCGGTACTTCCAAATAGCCAGGTGCTATAGAGATGAAACTACACGGCCAGACAGACAACCTGAGTTCACTCAGTTAGATATAGAAATGTCCTTTACTAATCTAGATGGAGTTTTATCTATGATTGAGTCATTGCTTGTTGACACATTTCCAAAACTTTTACAGAAGCCACCTTTCAGGAGAATGACATACAAATATGCATTGGAAAATTATGGCACTGACAAACCTAACATTCAATATgacttaaaatttaaaaatataaaacaattatttcCAGAAAAAGCTAATGATTCAGATTTTTCTGCCTACGCTTTACCTTACCCTGCAGCATTAGGAAaagtaacaacaaaaactaaagAGCAAATAAAGCAAATAGCTAAGAAATATAATATCAAAGTGGTATTGAATCATGATATTCATAAGACATTTAATAAAGAATTTGACGGAAACCTGAAAAGTATTATTGGTAATGAAAATGCATCCATCATTTCAATAGGTGACTTAGAAAATGCCTGCAACTGCTTAGGAGAAATTCGACTAATAATTGCTTCTTTACTGCAGTCTAAAAATTTACTAGAACTTAAGAAAAGTACTGAAATATTTTGGATAGTGGATTTTCCATTATTTACTAAAGGAAAGAATGGATTAGAAACATGTCACCACCCCTTTACCTCGCCACATCCTGAGGACATGCATCTACTTGAGTCTGATCCGTTGAGCGTCAGATCATTAGCATATGATTTAGTCATGAACGGAAATGAAATTGGAGGAGGTTCAGTGAGAGTCCACAATGTTAGATTACAAGAGAAATTGTTGAAGATGTTGGGAATGGATGCCAGGAAATTGAGACACTTCCTGAATGCCTTGCAAAGCGGATGTCCGCCACACGCCGGGATAGCTCTAGGCATAGACAGGCTGGTGTCTATAGTGTGTAACACAGAGTCCATTCGTGATGTTATAGCCTTCCCAAAGACCCATGAAGGAAAAGATCCATTGTCGGGTGCACCTAATGCCATTTCAGATGAGGACAAAGAATACTATCATATAGttagtaaataa
- the LOC134666174 gene encoding NADH-ubiquinone oxidoreductase chain 2-like encodes MGLNRDVIKMVQEEKLRFNLNFFNFHFSNFNFFNFNFSYFFNFYFFNFNFSYFINFSNLFIFFNFNFLTFFNFFIYLTFFDFCIFFILVNFKFFNSDLFNFFNCAGVFNFNLFTFSNLQLLQIYNFYIFLNFLNVSKFFNFFNFSFFNFDFSNFSNFFIFNISYFFNISNSFNFSNLRWK; translated from the exons atggggCTGAACAgagatgtaataaaaatggtgcaagaagaaAA ATTAAGGTTCAACTTAAACTTCTTCAACTTCCACTTCTCTAacttcaacttcttcaacttcaacttttcctacttcttcaacttctacTTCTTCAACTTTAACTTCTCCTACTTCATCAACTTCTCCAACCTTTTCAttttcttcaacttcaacttcctCACCTTCTTCAACTTCTTTATCTACCTAACCTTCTTCGATTTCTGCATCTTCTTCATCTTAGTCAACTTCAAGTTCTTCAACTCCGATCTATTTAACTTCTTCAACTGCGCCGGCGTATTCAACTTCAATTTATTTACCTTCTCCAACTTACAACTTCTTCAAATCTACAACTTCTATATCTTCCTAAACTTTTTAAATGTATCCAAATtcttcaacttcttcaacttctct TTCTTCAACTTTGACTTCTCCAACTTCTCAAACTTCTTCATCTTCAACatctcctacttcttcaacaTCTCCAACTCTTTCAACTTCTCGAACTTGAGGTGGAAGTGA
- the LOC134666286 gene encoding serine protease inhibitor swm-1-like: MEGYILSLVVAGLSFCGANPLDNGENSETAIQCSVNEVFSSCTNGGCDARNCSQLGKPVPCVKLRADSCTKGCVCKPGYLRAASGKCVNETECHKERCTGPHEYHSCGGACDNVCATLHEQSQKNCPIINIRCNDMCYCDEGYARDATGVCVPIENC; the protein is encoded by the exons ATGGAAGGTTACATATTGTCTTTAGTTGTTGCTGGATTAAGTTTTTGTGGGGCTAATCCTTTAGATAATGGGGAGAATAGTGAAACAg caaTACAATGCAGTGTGAATGAAGTGTTCTCATCATGCACCAACGGAGGCTGCGACGCCCGCAACTGCAGTCAGCTTGGCAAGCCGGTGCCGTGTGTCAAGCTGCGTGCTGACAGCTGCACCAAAGGATGCGTGTGTAAACCGGGATATCTACGGGCGGCGAGCGGAAAGTGTGTGAACGAGACAGAATGTCATAAAG AACGCTGTACAGGCCCTCACGAGTACCACTCCTGCGGCGGCGCGTGCGACAACGTCTGCGCAACTTTGCACGAACAGAGCCAAAAGAACTGTCCAATAATCAACATTAGATGTAACGATATGTGTTACTGTGATGAGGGGTATGCGAGAGATGCGACAGGCGTATGTGTTCCCATCGAAAACTGttaa